In one Liolophura sinensis isolate JHLJ2023 chromosome 11, CUHK_Ljap_v2, whole genome shotgun sequence genomic region, the following are encoded:
- the LOC135477739 gene encoding uncharacterized protein LOC135477739, whose protein sequence is MMKVKIGSWCQVKERAKIGSWCQVKERAKIGSWCQVKERAKIGNWCQVKERAKIGSWCQVKERAKIGSWCQVKERAKIGSWCQVKERAKIGSWCQVKERAKIGNWCQVKERAKIDSWCQVKEIAKIGSWCQLKERAKIDSWCQVKERAKIDSWCQVKERAKIGSWCQLKERAKIDSWCQVKERAKIGNWCQVKERANIQLASAGVRLRREKKIGSWCQVKERAKIGSWCQVKERAKIGNWCQVKERAKIDSWCQVKERAKIDS, encoded by the exons ATGATGAAGGTCAAAATAGGCAGCTGGTGTCAGGTTAAGGAGAGAGCCAAAATAGGCAGCTGGTGTCAGGTTAAGGAGAGAGCCAAAATAGGCAGCTGGTGTCAGGTTAAGGAGAGAGCCAAAATAGGCAACTGGTGTCAGGTTAAGGAGAGAGCCAAGATAGGCAGCTGGTGTCAGGTTAAGGAGAGAGCCAAAATAGGCAGCTGGTGTCAGGTTAAGGAGAGAGCCAAAATAGGCAGCTGGTGTCAGGTTAAGGAGAGAGCCAAAATAGGCAGCTGGTGTCAGGTTAAGGAGAGAGCCAAGATAGGCAATTGGTGTCAGGTTAAGGAGAGAGCCAAGATAGACAGTTGGTGTCAGGTTAAGGAGATAGCCAAAATAGGCAGCTGGTGTCAGCTTAAGGAGAGAGCCAAGATAGACAGTTGGTGTCAGGTTAAGGAGAGAGCCAAGATAGACAGTTGGTGTCAGGTTAAGGAGAGAGCCAAGATAGGCAGCTGGTGTCAGCTTAAGGAGAGAGCCAAGATAGACAGTTGGTGTCAGGTTAAGGAGAGAGCCAAGATAGGCAATTGGTGTCAGGTTAAGGAGAGAGCCAATATACAGTTGGCGTCAG CTGGTGTCAGGTTAAGGAGAGAGAAGAAAATAGGTAGCTGGTGTCAGGTTAAGGAGAGAGCCAAAATAGGCAGCTGGTGTCAGGTTAAGGAGAGAGCCAAGATAGGCAATTGGTGTCAGGTTAAGGAGAGAGCCAAGATAGACAGTTGGTGTCAGGTTAAGGAGAGAGCCAAGATAGACAGTTGA